One segment of Corynebacterium atrinae DNA contains the following:
- a CDS encoding DsbA family oxidoreductase, translated as MRIDIWSDYICPFCTVGERHLNLALEKFDGDVDIVWRSFQLDPDAPTEPTGSVVDYLVEKKGARPEQIEQFNDDLAKRAAAVGLEFNWRESTMANTLTAHRLGHFARSLGKGVEWDELVKRGYFTEGKNVADHDQLRSFAAEVGLPTEETERILNDPSAFADEVAQDIDVARQIGVQGVPFFVFDGKLAVSGAQPVEVFTQALEQAAAE; from the coding sequence ATGCGTATTGATATTTGGTCTGATTACATCTGCCCCTTCTGCACGGTGGGGGAGCGTCACCTCAATCTTGCCCTGGAGAAGTTCGATGGCGACGTCGACATCGTGTGGCGGAGTTTTCAGCTCGACCCGGATGCCCCGACGGAGCCGACTGGCAGCGTCGTCGATTATCTCGTGGAGAAGAAGGGCGCTCGGCCGGAGCAAATTGAGCAGTTCAATGATGATCTGGCGAAACGTGCCGCGGCGGTGGGATTGGAGTTCAATTGGCGTGAGTCGACCATGGCCAACACGCTGACTGCCCACCGGCTGGGGCATTTTGCTCGGAGTTTGGGCAAGGGCGTGGAGTGGGATGAGCTGGTCAAGCGTGGCTATTTCACCGAGGGCAAGAATGTAGCCGACCACGATCAGCTGCGATCCTTTGCTGCGGAGGTCGGCCTCCCAACTGAGGAAACCGAGCGAATCCTCAATGATCCGAGCGCTTTTGCCGATGAGGTTGCCCAGGACATCGACGTGGCTCGTCAGATCGGGGTGCAGGGTGTGCCCTTTTTCGTCTTCGATGGCAAGCTTGCGGTCTCCGGTGCCCAGCCGGTCGAGGTGTTCACTCAGGCCCTCGAACAAGCCGCAGCCGAATAG
- a CDS encoding YeeE/YedE thiosulfate transporter family protein encodes MILTGLAVGAVLGIVMQRGRFCVTGMLRDIFLQRTWRTFVALLIVISVHAVGIAALTSFGVISPSYNTFAPVAVIVGGFLFGLGIILAGGCASGTWYRSAEGLVGSWIALLFYALSAAAMNTGALSGFNTFMNSFDTSLTTVPATFGVSAWYFAIPLALLTIVLARHFLARESAIPKLGDAPWKRPLHVYTAGLLIGIIGVIAWPLSAAAGRNSGLGITTPSANLANFTITGDAARIDWGVMLVLGIFVGAFLAAKATGEFRVRVPDATTATRAISGGTLMGVGAVLAGGCTVGNGMVQTSLFSYQGWVALLFIALGVGAGAKLWLKPAAATPAAQTYSTEESLSQTITSAEDSVLSNDYGFAVAPGTVALKSRPRPIEKARSLGNGRYALDTLGAVCPFPLIEAKDVFESLEVGEELVIDFDCTQGTETISRWAADNGYEVTDFHQVGNAGWQISIRKT; translated from the coding sequence ATGATCCTGACAGGCTTGGCCGTCGGCGCTGTCCTCGGCATCGTTATGCAACGCGGAAGATTCTGCGTGACCGGCATGCTGCGCGACATCTTCCTCCAAAGGACCTGGCGAACATTCGTCGCTCTGCTCATTGTCATCTCCGTCCATGCCGTCGGCATTGCAGCACTGACGTCGTTCGGGGTGATTAGCCCGTCGTACAACACCTTCGCCCCTGTGGCAGTCATCGTCGGCGGCTTCCTCTTTGGCCTCGGCATCATCTTGGCAGGTGGGTGCGCCTCCGGTACCTGGTATCGCTCCGCCGAAGGACTAGTTGGTTCCTGGATAGCGTTGCTGTTCTACGCGTTGAGCGCTGCTGCGATGAACACGGGCGCGCTGTCCGGTTTCAACACCTTCATGAACTCATTCGACACCTCCCTGACCACAGTTCCCGCCACCTTCGGCGTTTCCGCCTGGTACTTTGCCATCCCGTTGGCGTTGCTCACCATTGTCCTTGCCCGCCACTTCCTCGCCCGCGAGTCCGCCATCCCCAAGCTTGGCGACGCCCCCTGGAAGCGCCCCCTGCACGTCTACACGGCGGGGCTGCTCATCGGGATTATCGGCGTCATTGCTTGGCCCCTGTCTGCCGCTGCTGGCCGTAACTCTGGCCTAGGAATCACGACGCCCAGCGCCAACCTGGCCAATTTCACTATTACTGGTGATGCGGCGCGGATTGACTGGGGCGTCATGCTCGTCCTCGGTATTTTCGTCGGTGCTTTCCTCGCGGCGAAGGCCACCGGTGAATTCCGCGTGCGCGTGCCCGACGCGACGACCGCTACCCGCGCCATTTCCGGTGGCACGCTGATGGGGGTGGGGGCGGTTCTCGCCGGCGGGTGCACAGTCGGCAACGGCATGGTCCAGACCTCATTGTTTAGCTACCAGGGTTGGGTTGCGCTGCTATTCATCGCCCTCGGGGTGGGGGCCGGGGCTAAGCTCTGGCTCAAGCCCGCCGCGGCCACCCCAGCTGCCCAAACGTATTCCACGGAGGAGTCTCTTTCCCAGACGATCACCTCTGCCGAAGACTCTGTCTTGAGCAATGATTACGGTTTTGCGGTGGCACCGGGCACTGTGGCCCTGAAGTCTCGGCCCCGCCCGATAGAGAAGGCCCGCTCGCTGGGTAACGGACGTTACGCCCTTGACACCCTCGGAGCTGTCTGCCCCTTCCCGCTCATCGAAGCCAAGGATGTTTTCGAGTCCCTCGAGGTGGGCGAGGAGTTGGTCATCGACTTCGACTGCACCCAGGGAACTGAAACTATCTCGCGATGGGCAGCCGACAATGGCTACGAAGTCACCGATTTTCACCAGGTGGGGAATGCGGGCTGGCAGATCAGCATCCGCAAAACCTAG
- a CDS encoding metallophosphoesterase: MNSWFTSDLHLGHRFVARLRGMDVVQHDRQILAGIRALPPGDRLWVLGDLSRGSAEEEERALNLLAEHGAHLDMHLIAGNHDSCHPIHKSAFKMQRHFLGVFSSVAPFQKLRWEGRTVYLSHFPRPGYDHEGMESRHDDVRLDVDHLVHGHLHSSQALVAPGMVDVGVDAWDLRPARQQDVAALLFQQ, from the coding sequence ATGAATTCCTGGTTCACCTCGGATCTGCATTTGGGGCATCGTTTTGTCGCCCGGTTGCGCGGCATGGACGTCGTCCAGCATGACCGGCAGATTCTGGCCGGTATTCGGGCGCTGCCGCCGGGGGATCGGCTGTGGGTTCTGGGCGATTTGTCGCGGGGCTCGGCTGAGGAAGAGGAGCGCGCGCTCAACTTGCTCGCGGAGCACGGGGCTCACCTCGACATGCACCTCATCGCTGGGAATCACGATTCCTGCCACCCGATCCATAAATCGGCATTCAAAATGCAACGCCATTTCCTCGGGGTGTTCAGTTCGGTCGCACCGTTTCAAAAGCTCCGCTGGGAAGGTCGGACGGTGTATTTGAGTCACTTTCCGCGCCCCGGCTATGACCACGAGGGGATGGAGTCGCGTCACGACGACGTCCGCCTCGACGTCGATCACCTTGTCCACGGTCATCTTCATTCTTCGCAGGCGCTTGTTGCGCCGGGCATGGTGGACGTCGGTGTCGATGCGTGGGACTTGCGGCCTGCGCGGCAGCAGGACGTCGCAGCGTTGTTGTTCCAGCAGTGA